From a region of the Verrucomicrobiota bacterium genome:
- a CDS encoding DUF58 domain-containing protein: MATSSSSGQAREFLDPAVLAKLQAIQIHSRHPMMGSVAGMHRSPHRGSSIEFAEYRKYVPGDDPRRLDWQAYARSDRFYVKEFEADTNLRAYFVVDTSASMAFTSGEENKFVYARKMAAALAYLSINQGDAVGLTCCSDVVTADIPPRRSPRHLQYIFDQLEQVELKGETGLVKSLHEVAEQIPQRALVCIFSDFFCEPEELNEAFQHLRYRKHDVAVFHLLDRQELDFEFDRPYRFVDMEDKSSIVVEPYLIGDRYQEALRQYLADVRRYTYQAKADYHLVVTDEDYETLLGDFLTARLPKKKSR; encoded by the coding sequence GTGGCTACTTCTTCCTCCAGCGGTCAGGCCCGCGAGTTTCTCGACCCAGCGGTCCTCGCCAAACTGCAGGCGATTCAGATCCATTCTCGCCATCCCATGATGGGGAGTGTGGCTGGCATGCACCGCAGCCCGCACCGCGGCTCCAGCATCGAGTTTGCTGAGTATCGCAAGTATGTGCCCGGGGATGACCCCCGCCGACTCGACTGGCAAGCCTACGCCCGGAGCGACCGGTTTTACGTCAAGGAGTTCGAAGCCGACACCAATCTGCGGGCCTACTTCGTCGTCGATACCAGCGCCAGCATGGCTTTCACCTCCGGGGAGGAGAACAAGTTCGTCTACGCACGCAAAATGGCGGCCGCCCTGGCCTACCTCTCCATCAATCAGGGCGATGCGGTGGGGCTGACTTGCTGTAGCGATGTGGTCACAGCCGACATCCCGCCCCGACGTTCGCCCCGCCATTTGCAATACATCTTTGACCAATTGGAGCAGGTGGAACTGAAGGGGGAGACGGGCTTGGTCAAGAGCTTGCACGAGGTAGCCGAGCAGATTCCTCAGCGGGCGCTCGTTTGCATCTTCTCGGATTTTTTCTGCGAGCCCGAGGAGCTGAATGAAGCCTTCCAGCACCTGCGCTACCGCAAACACGATGTGGCGGTCTTCCACTTGCTGGATCGGCAGGAGCTCGATTTCGAGTTTGATCGGCCCTATCGCTTTGTCGACATGGAAGACAAGTCCTCCATCGTGGTGGAGCCTTACCTCATCGGAGATCGCTACCAAGAAGCGCTCCGGCAATACCTGGCGGACGTGCGGCGCTACACCTACCAGGCGAAGGCCGATTACCATCTGGTGGTGACCGATGAGGACTACGAAACGCTCTTGGGTGATTTCCTGACAGCCCGTTTGCCGAAGAAAAAGAGCCGATGA
- a CDS encoding BatA domain-containing protein yields the protein MNFSAPWFLWGALAALIPVLIHLVNRWRHRTMDWAAMQFLLRATEKSRGRKNLRNLLILTCRALAVAALFLALARPIAGGWLGWTGSSSVDTILVLLDRSASMEQLDPATRKTKREQGLVRLSQALEELDSGAKVVLLDSATLRPREIADPSVLPEVEAAAATSTAADMGALFQAALDYLATTKPAKSEIWVVSDLETSSWQPEGGKWAAVRSGFEEMPTRPKVRLLAFRGESVQENLTLNFREAQREGGDLVVGLEILQPQDRQRELTLAVRLEDARFETKVELDSQSLRMPLRIPLGDREGAGWGSVSLPADSNLQDNRVFFAFGERLPLHSGLVAPVDRPARLVGLAAAPPQGDREVLRVTPENAHTVDWENSAAVWWMGPLPEGPVADELTRFLEAGGVVLFFPPGLEDSGSFEGVAWSAIEDAPAQATFEIVGWVPNEGPLANAEDGFPLPVDRMEVIRRQLPVGDLTELASYADDVPFLARKVVGKGAAFFCSTLPDERWSGMALPNRPDALVLAVMMQRMLGQGGGKLGSARLAEAGESLPGLEEGVVERLLPEGPGGVQLTQAGLYRYQGRFLALNRPIQETGTEFLEENEVDQVFGSLPYSLFEVGGGQQESLVSEIWRTFVMVVLLLLLAEAFLSLPPARRVDPLAPQSSPV from the coding sequence ATGAATTTCTCCGCCCCTTGGTTTCTCTGGGGAGCGCTGGCCGCTCTCATCCCGGTCCTCATTCATCTGGTCAATCGTTGGCGACACCGCACCATGGATTGGGCGGCCATGCAGTTCCTTCTGCGGGCCACTGAGAAGTCGCGAGGCCGCAAAAATCTACGCAACCTTCTCATCCTGACCTGCCGCGCTCTGGCGGTGGCGGCGCTCTTCCTGGCCTTGGCCCGTCCCATCGCGGGTGGCTGGCTGGGTTGGACGGGGAGCAGCTCAGTCGATACCATTCTGGTTCTGCTGGATCGCTCCGCCAGCATGGAGCAGCTCGATCCCGCGACGCGCAAGACCAAGCGGGAACAGGGCCTGGTGCGCTTGAGCCAAGCGCTGGAGGAGCTGGATTCGGGTGCCAAGGTGGTGCTGCTGGACAGCGCCACGCTCCGGCCGCGAGAAATCGCGGATCCCTCCGTCCTCCCGGAAGTGGAGGCAGCCGCGGCCACTTCCACGGCCGCGGACATGGGCGCGCTTTTCCAAGCGGCGCTCGATTATTTGGCGACCACCAAGCCCGCCAAGTCGGAGATCTGGGTGGTGAGCGATTTGGAGACCAGCAGCTGGCAGCCCGAGGGCGGGAAGTGGGCGGCGGTTCGCTCCGGCTTTGAGGAAATGCCGACTCGGCCCAAGGTCCGCCTTTTGGCCTTTCGCGGAGAGTCCGTGCAGGAAAACTTGACCCTCAATTTCCGAGAGGCCCAGCGTGAAGGAGGCGACCTCGTGGTGGGCCTGGAGATTCTTCAGCCGCAGGATCGGCAGCGGGAGCTGACGCTGGCGGTGCGACTGGAGGACGCCCGCTTTGAAACGAAGGTGGAACTCGATAGTCAGAGTCTTCGCATGCCTTTGCGAATCCCTCTCGGAGATCGGGAAGGGGCCGGATGGGGCTCAGTCAGCCTTCCTGCGGATAGCAATCTGCAAGACAACCGGGTTTTCTTCGCGTTTGGCGAGCGTCTCCCCCTTCATTCCGGTTTGGTGGCGCCGGTGGATCGGCCGGCTCGCTTGGTGGGGTTGGCGGCCGCTCCGCCCCAAGGGGACCGCGAGGTCCTGCGCGTGACCCCTGAGAATGCCCACACCGTGGATTGGGAAAACTCGGCCGCCGTCTGGTGGATGGGGCCCCTGCCCGAGGGGCCGGTCGCCGATGAACTGACCCGCTTTTTGGAAGCCGGGGGAGTGGTCCTCTTCTTCCCGCCGGGCCTGGAGGATTCGGGCTCCTTCGAGGGGGTTGCCTGGAGCGCGATCGAAGACGCCCCTGCCCAAGCGACCTTTGAGATCGTCGGCTGGGTCCCGAATGAGGGGCCCTTGGCCAATGCCGAAGATGGCTTCCCGCTCCCGGTGGACCGCATGGAAGTGATCCGCCGCCAGCTGCCGGTGGGAGACCTGACGGAGCTGGCCAGCTATGCGGACGATGTCCCTTTTCTGGCCCGCAAGGTGGTCGGCAAGGGCGCGGCCTTCTTTTGCAGCACCTTGCCGGATGAGCGTTGGTCGGGGATGGCTCTGCCCAATCGACCCGACGCCCTCGTCTTGGCCGTGATGATGCAGAGGATGTTGGGCCAAGGGGGCGGAAAGCTTGGTTCAGCTCGCCTGGCGGAGGCGGGAGAGAGTCTCCCTGGGCTGGAGGAGGGGGTAGTGGAACGGCTGCTCCCAGAGGGCCCAGGGGGGGTCCAACTGACCCAGGCGGGGCTGTATCGCTACCAGGGCCGCTTCCTGGCTCTCAATCGACCGATCCAAGAAACGGGGACCGAGTTTCTCGAGGAAAATGAGGTGGATCAGGTTTTTGGCTCGCTCCCCTACAGCCTTTTTGAGGTGGGTGGGGGCCAGCAAGAGAGTCTGGTGTCCGAGATCTGGCGGACCTTCGTCATGGTGGTCCTGTTGCTTCTGCTGGCGGAGGCCTTCCTGAGTTTGCCGCCGGCTCGGCGGGTGGACCCGCTCGCTCCCCAAAGCTCGCCGGTGTGA
- a CDS encoding AAA family ATPase — MPKMEADDVAAIEELGRVYQQLKDELGKVIVGQEKVIELLSISLFARGHSLLMGVPGLAKTLLVSSVAETLGLSFSRIQFTPDLMPMDITGTDILQDEGVGGKRQFEFVKGPVFANIVLADEINRAPAKTQSALLEAMQERRVTALGNSFTLDPPFFVLATQNPVEQEGTYPLPEAQLDRFMFLIEVDYPSEEEELRIARETTGGIVKELQTILEKDKILFYQDLVRRVPVPDHIFEYAVELVRKTRPDSPDSPAWLQALVSWGAGPRAVQNLILGAKARAALSGSFIVRLEDLEEVTRPVMTHRVLTNFSAESEGMTSAKVVDRLLEELREQHERE; from the coding sequence ATGCCCAAGATGGAGGCCGATGATGTGGCTGCCATTGAGGAATTGGGAAGGGTCTACCAGCAACTCAAGGACGAGCTGGGCAAGGTGATCGTGGGTCAGGAGAAGGTCATCGAGCTGCTTTCCATCAGCCTTTTCGCGAGGGGCCACTCGCTTTTGATGGGCGTCCCGGGTTTGGCCAAGACGCTTTTGGTCTCTTCGGTGGCCGAGACGCTGGGCTTGTCTTTCAGTCGGATCCAATTCACGCCCGATCTGATGCCCATGGACATCACGGGGACCGACATTCTCCAGGACGAAGGCGTGGGTGGAAAGCGGCAGTTCGAGTTCGTGAAAGGGCCGGTTTTCGCCAACATCGTCTTGGCCGATGAGATCAACCGGGCCCCCGCCAAGACCCAGTCGGCCCTTTTGGAAGCGATGCAGGAGCGACGGGTGACCGCCTTGGGCAATAGCTTCACGCTGGACCCGCCCTTCTTTGTCTTGGCGACCCAAAACCCGGTCGAACAAGAGGGGACCTACCCGCTGCCGGAAGCGCAGCTGGACCGGTTTATGTTTCTGATCGAGGTGGATTACCCGAGCGAGGAAGAGGAGCTGCGGATTGCTCGCGAGACGACCGGGGGGATCGTGAAAGAGCTGCAAACGATTTTGGAAAAGGACAAGATTCTTTTCTACCAGGACCTCGTCCGGAGGGTTCCGGTGCCCGATCACATCTTCGAGTATGCCGTGGAGCTGGTGCGCAAGACCCGGCCGGATTCTCCGGATAGCCCCGCTTGGTTGCAGGCGCTGGTGTCGTGGGGAGCGGGGCCACGGGCGGTGCAAAACTTGATTCTCGGGGCCAAGGCGCGCGCGGCTCTTTCCGGCAGTTTCATCGTGCGCTTGGAGGACTTGGAAGAGGTCACTCGTCCGGTCATGACGCACCGGGTCTTGACCAATTTCAGCGCCGAGAGTGAGGGCATGACGAGCGCCAAGGTGGTGGATCGCCTCCTGGAAGAGCTTCGCGAACAACACGAGCGGGAGTAA